DNA sequence from the Acidothermus cellulolyticus 11B genome:
ACCGAGTCGATGTGGTAGTAACTCTGGTGCGCTGAGGTTTCGAAGCGCACCTCGTCAAAGATGTAAAACTCCGCTTCAGGGCCGAAGTACGCGGTGTCCGCGATACCCGTGCTGACCAGGTACGCCTCCGCTTTCCGGGCGACATTGCGCGGGTCCCGGCTGTAGGCCTCGCCCGTCAGGGGATCGTGGATGAAGAAATTCATCGCCAGCGTTTTTTCGGTGCGGAACGGGTCGATGAACGCGGTCGTCGGATCCGGCAGCAGCTGCATGTCGGATTCGTGAATGGCTTGAAAGCCGCGAATCGACGAGCCGTCGAAGGCAAGGCCGTCGGTGAACACACTCTCATCGAATGACTCAGCCGGTACGGTGAAATGTTGCATGATGCCCGGTAAGTCACAGAACCGGACGTCCACCGATTTCACGTCATTGTCACGGATGAACGCCAGGACTTCGTCGGCGTTACGGAACATGCACATCCTCCTCAAATGCGGTTGCGGGCGCGGATCGGCTCGACCCTAGCGGACGGCGGTTTCTCGGCCGTGTCCCGCGTGTTTCGCGGAGGTTACGTGCCGGGCCGGAGTCGGCGTCCCCGAGAAAGCTATCGTGGCCAGCATGCGACGGGCAACGCAAGGCTCCTGGCTTGACGGTCCGCGCGTCGACGCGGCGGAACGCCGCGACGGATCATCCGGGTACCCCGGCGAACGCCTGGGCCTGCCGCCGGCAGGGCCCATGTCGGTGCCTGGTCTCGGCCGCCGGATCGTCGCACTCCTGATCGATTGGCTGGCCTGTCTGCTGGTCGTCGCGCTCTTCACCGGGCATCGGCTGCTCGCCCCTGGCGACCGCCCGATCCTCACCCTCGCCGTCTTTGCCCTCGAGTACGTCCTCCTCCTCACCGCCCTCGGCACCACCTTCGGCATGCGGCTGATGGGCATCGGGGTACGGCGGCTCGACGGCTCGCGGCTGCCGTTCCGGTGGGTGCTGGTCCGTACGGTCTTGCTGCTCTGCGTCGTCCCGGCCGCGATCTACGACACCGATTACCGGGGGCTGCACGACCGTGCCGCCGGGTGCGTTGTCGTCCGGCTCTGACCGGTGCGCGACGATCACGCTCGGGCTGGGGAATCCGGCGGGCGCCGGATGATTCAGCGCGGCAGTTTGAACCCTT
Encoded proteins:
- a CDS encoding RDD family protein — protein: MRRATQGSWLDGPRVDAAERRDGSSGYPGERLGLPPAGPMSVPGLGRRIVALLIDWLACLLVVALFTGHRLLAPGDRPILTLAVFALEYVLLLTALGTTFGMRLMGIGVRRLDGSRLPFRWVLVRTVLLLCVVPAAIYDTDYRGLHDRAAGCVVVRL